DNA from Variovorax sp. V213:
GCCGAAGGCCGCGACCACGCCGCGATACCGGGTCTGCGCCAGGACGTTCGCCAGCGTATGGCTGCCGACCGAATCGATGGCCCCGGCCCATCGCTCCTTGGCGATCGGTGCGCCCGCTTCGGACAGGGTGTGGCGGTCGATGACGTCCGCCGCGCCCAGCGCACGCAGGTAGGCGGCTTCGTCGAGGCGGCCGGTCGATGCGATCACGCGATAGCCCAGGCCCGACAGCAATGCGATCGCCACGGAGCCGGCGCCGCCATTGGCGCCGGTCACCAGGATGTCGCCGCGTTCGGGTGTCAGGCCGCCATGCTCCAGTGCGAGCACCGCCAACATGGCGGTGAACCCGGCGGTGCCGATGGCCATGGCATCCCGGGTCGAAAAGACTTCCGGGATCTTGACCAGCCAATCACCGCTCACTCGCGCCTTCTGCGCGAAGCCGCCATGGTGCGTCTGGCTCAGTCCCCAGCCGGTCGCCAGCACACGGTCGCCGGCGACGAGGCCGGGATAGGTCGACGACTCGACGACACCGGCAAAGTCGATACCCGGAATCAGCGGGAACTGGCGAATGACCGGCGACCGGCCACTGAGCGCCATCGCGTCCTTGTAGTTCACCGTCGAGTACTCGACCGCGACGGTGACGTCGCCCGGCATCAGATCCTCGTCTTTGAAGTCGACCAGGCTGGTTGAAATGGTGTCGCCGGTCTTGCTGGCGAGCAGTGCCTTGAATGTCATGTGCTATTCCTTCCGCTCTGGAGCTTTTTGCGGTTTCAGGCGGCGGTTCGATAGCGCTCTGCCACATGCGCCTGCCGGATGTCCGCGAGCAGGGTCTGACGTGCCGTGTTCAGCACCTCCCAGCGCGCGGCATCGTGCAGCGGCGGGATGGTCACGAGTTCACGGCGGTCGAATCCGGCCAGCGCGGCATCTACCAGCTCTTCCACTCCCATCAGATCAGGCATCGCACTGCTGTCAATGCCCGCGCGCTCCCAGATCTCTGTACGGGTGCCGGCTGGCAACACCGCCTGCACATAGACACCCTTGGGCGCGAGCTCCAGGCTCAGCCCCTGGGACAGGAACAGCACGAAGGCCTTGGTCGCACCGTAGACCGACATGCCGAACTCGGGCGCGAGGCCGACCACCGAGCCGATGTTGACGATCGCGCCTTTGCCGGCCTGCACCAGGCGCGGGGCGATGGCACTCGCCAGCCTTACGAGTGCGGTGGTGTTGAGGCTGACCAGGCGGGCGACATCGTCTGTCGATTGGTCGATGAAGTGGCCGGACAGCGCGGCCCCGGCGTTGTTGATCAGGGTTTCGATCCTGACGTCCTCGCGCAGGCGCGTCTCGATTGCGGCCAGATCGCCGGGCTGGGTCAGGTCGGCCGGGAGGATATCGACGACAACGCCGGTTTCCGCACGCAGGCGTGCAGCGAGCGTTTCCAGCCGTGCCTTGTCGCGTGCCACCAGCACAAGGTCGTGGCCGCGGCGTGCGAAGCGGTCGGCATAGATGGCGCCAATGCCGGTCGAGGCGCCCGTGATGAGAACAGTGGAATGGGAGGTCATGTGTTTTCTCTTGGTCGAAAAAGGTCGTTGGTCAGGCAGGAAAACGGGATGCGGGTGGCATCACTCCTCCAGGAACTGGATTGCGTGTTGGAGGAAGCGCTCGGGGTACTGGAACTGCGCGCCGTGTCCGGCGTCGGGGTAGATCAAAAGCTGCGCGTTGGGAATGTTCTGCGACAGATGCCAGGAGTTGATCGTGGGGATCATGATGTCGTGGACGCCGTTGAGCACCAGGGTCGGCTGCGTGACGGCGTTCAGGAAGGCATAGGGGTTCGCACCCGGCAACGGCTGCAGGTAGGCAGCGTGCGCCTCGGCCTGGGCTTGAGCGACCGCCATGGAGCTGGGCGGATCCTGCTCGACGCGCTGGTGGCGGCGCTCCCAGAAGGCCAGACCCGCCTGCTTGGCAGCCTCCGAGCGGCCAAAGAAGAGGTAGAGGAAGTCATCCGCGGTCGGCACGGGATTCGGCGCGACTTCCAGCACCCTGGGCTCCATCTTCGGATCGCCGCCGCGCAGTCCGGTACCGAGCAGAAGGAGCTTGCGAACCAGTTGCGGGTGGCGCAGTGCGACCTCCTGCACCTGGAAGCCCCCGATCGAGAAACCAAGCAGGTCGACCTGCGGCAGGCCCAGCGCCCGGATCACCAGGGCGATGTCGTCTGCCATGTCTTCGATCCGGTTGCGGGGCGTGCCGGTCGAGGAGGCAATGCCGCGACCGTTGTAGAGGATGACTTCGCGGCCTGCGGCCAGACCATCTGTCAGCAGGGGATCCCAGTGATCAAGGCCGCCGCGGAAATGCTGGACGAAGAACAGAGGGGACCGTCCGCTGGAGGTGTTGCCCCAGCGGCGATAGGCGAATTTGTCGCCATCCACTTCGACGAAGCGGGTGGGGGCGGTCAGGTGGGTGTCGCTCATTTCCAGAAGCCTTCCGAGGTAAGTTGGCTTAATGATGTCGATCATCATCTTTATTGTCAAGGACTTTGATGATGATCGACATCAATGTATATTCGTGACTTCACTGACGACACACCTGAAGAGATCCTGGACATGAAGGTCACCAAAGCGCAGGCCCAGGCGAACCGGGCGCACATCGTCGAGACGGCCTCCACGCTGTTTCGCGAGCGAGGCTATGACGGGGTGGGGATTGCGGACTTGATGGCGGTTGCCGGCTTTACGCACGGCGGGTTCTACAAGCACTTCGGATCCAAGGCCGACCTGATGGCGGAAGCGGCGACCTGTGGTTTTGCGCAGACGGCCGCTAAAGCCGACGGCGTCGATTCGATGGAGTTCGTCAAGCACTATCTGTCTCGTGAGCACCGCGACACCCGTGGTGAAGGTTGCACGATGGCCGCGCTATGCGGAGACGCTGCGCGTCAGCCGGAGTCGATCAAGATGGCTTTTGCGACCGGCTTGGAAAGCCTGCTGGCGACTCTGGGAAAGCGGCTCGGCGCTCCGGAGGAAGGCGATCGCGAAGGCGACATGCGCGCCAAGCGGATCGACGTCATTGCGCAGGTGATTGGCGCAATAGTGCTGTCGCGGGCGTGTCCTGACGACTCGCCCCTCGCCGATGAAATTCTGGATGTCTGCCGTGCGGCAGTCCTGTCGAGGCTATCGGCTCCCCTTGATGCGTAGCTGACGCACTCCGTGTGCGCACGCGATCAGGCCGCGACGACGATCGGGAAGCGCGCCTGCAATCCGTCCGGCCCGCGCTCGAAAGGCACGGTGACGGCGTCCTTCGCGGCCTGGGGAAGATTGCGCCAGAGAAAGTCGCGTGCGTTGCCCGGGTCGCCTGCCACATAGAGCTGCGTGGTCAGCAATTCGCGCGTGCCGAGCTTCACCTTGACGTGGATGTGAGGCGTGCGGCCGCTGTAGGGCACGGGCCGGATGGTGCGAAAGCGCCAGCTGCCGTCCGCACCCACAGCGACGCGGCCGAAGCCCTGGAAAGCGGCGTCGGCGCGGTCGCCGTCGCCCGGGTGGTGGTAGTGGCCGTTTTCGTCGCATTGCCAGATCTCGACCTGGGCGCCGCGCAGCGGCTTGCCCTCCAGATCGGTCACGGTGCCGTCGACCCAGGCCGGCTGGCCGCGGCGATAGTTCAGCGTGCCGTTGCGCAGCAGATCGTTGTCGGAATCCTGCGGCAGGCGAACCGGATAGAACGGTCCCTCGGTCTGCGAGGGTGTTGCGAACCGGGCAGCCGCTGGCTGCGCGCGGGCGCCCAGCCAGAGCGCGGGCGCGGCAACCAGAGCCGCCGCAATGGTGCGCCGGGGAAGGCCGGGTTCTGGTGTGGCGTTCATGGTCCGTCAGAGCCGCGCTGCAGGCGCGAGTTCCGCAGCCGGCCCCCGGGGTCAGCGGGCCGGACTTTTGAACCTGTTGCGTGCATGTGCCGCTTTTGCCCGGATCGCGCAGCCGGTTGCATGGTCGTTGATGAGGCCCATCGCCTGCATGAAGGCGTACACCGTCGTCGGCCCGACGAATTTCCAGCCGAGCTTCTTCAAGGCCTTGGACAGTGCAATGGACGCCTCGGAGGTCGAAGCGGTCTGCGGTTCGGCGAGCTGCGCTGCATCCGGCTCATGGCTCCAGAAGAATGAAGCCAGCGAGCCGTGAAGGGCAACGAGTTCCTGCGCCCGGGCGGCGTTGTGGATCACGGCCTCGATCTTGCCGCGATGGCGCACGATGCCTGGGTCCTGCAGCAGGCGTTCGACGTCTCGCGCGGTGAAGCGGGCGATCTTGTCGAAGTCGAACCCGTGGAACGCCGCGCGGAAGTTCTCCCGCTTGGCCAGGATGGTGCGCCAGCTCAGGCCCGACTGGAAACCTTCAAGGCAGATTTTCTCGAACAGGCGCTTGTCGTCTGCCACCGGATAGCCCCATTCGGTGTCGTGATAGGCCAGGAATTCGGGCGCGGCCGCGCACCAGCGGCAGCGGGGGCGGCCGTCAGGGCCGTTGATCAGTGTGTCCATGTGTTGAGATGGCGGTCGGTCATCCGCAATTCTGCGTTTCCTGCAAACGGAGGTTGTTGTCCTCAAACGGCGCGAAGAATAGGGTCACCCCCTGGTCCGTCAAGCAGAACGCCCCAACGGAAATTCCTGAGCCGAATCGCCTGAATCTACCTCGCCCATGCCCGAACAACTTCTGCTCCCCGGCATCGATCCGCCCCCGCCGCCGCCGGCATCTCTGCGTCGTGCACGCATCACCGTGCCACGCAAGGAGCGGCGAATCCGCTCGCTGTTCTTCGCGATCTACCCGAACCCGGAAGATGCGGAGTCGATTGCCACGCTGGGTGCGCGGCTCCGTGACCGGCATGCGCTGAAGGCAAAGCTGACCAAGGCGCATCGGCTGCATGTCACGCTGCATCATCTCGGAAGCTATCCGGCGGCGGTGCCGCGCGAGAAGGTGCAGGCCGCGCTCGAGGCCGCGGCCACCGTGGCGCCGCCGTCGTTCGACGTGGTGTTCGACACCGCCATGCAGTTCGAGGGCAGCAAGGCATTCGTGCTGTGCGGCGGCGACAACGGTGCTTCAGCGCTTGCGGCGTTCAGGCAGCGTCTTGGCGAGGCGCTGGCGGACGCGGGCTTCAAGCCCGAGCATGGCTTTACGCCTCACATGACCCTGGCCTATACGCCACGGAAAATCGAGAGGCATTCCATCGAGCCGATCCGGTGGAAGGCCGATTCGTTCTCGCTGATCGAAAGCCACGTGGGCGAAAGTATCCATGAGGTGCTTGGCCAATGGCATTCGGCCCGGCCTGCCTGACGTGCTGGCGATCGAGCCGCAGGAACACGGCTGGGCCAACTGTTGCGCACCGAGTCCGCGCGATCTGTATCTGTTCTTCGCAACGCGGCTGGCGACAATGAGGCTTCATTCGATGGAAGCCTCATGACAGCGCAGACAAGAGACCAGATTGCCGACAGCATCGCCGCCGAGCTGGGCCACAGCTTCGAGGGCGAGCTTGTGGCCGGCGGGCATTACGCACCCATCGTGCGCGATGGGAACACGCTCTACACCAGCGGCCAGGTGCCGCGCGTGGGCACCACGGTGGTCGTCATCGGCCGCGTGGGCGACCAGGTGTCGCTCGGCAAGGCCCGCGAGGCCGCACAGATCTGCGCCTTGCGCTGCCTGACGCTGCTGCGGCGCGAGCTCGGCTCGCTCGACGGCATCGAGAAGCTCCTGCGCGTCGGCGTCTTCGTGCAGTGCAGCGCCGATTTCACCCAGCAAAGCGAAGTGGCCGATGCGGCCTCCGACCTGCTGCACCGCGTGTTCGGCGATGCGGGCGTGCATGTGCGCACCGCGGTGGGCGTCTATGCGCTGCCCAAGAATGCGAGCGTCGAGCTCGAGATGACGGCGCTCGCCAAGCGCTAGCGCTTCGGCAGATTGACGATGTCCTGCGCGAGCGAGGCGATCGTCAGCGGCGCGCACCCCTCGGCGTTGTTGCTCACGGTGACGAAGGCGTTCTGGCCCGCACGCGTGGTGCCGGCAATCACCTTGGCCAACGCCTCGCGCGTCTCGGGGTCGGCATCGACGATCCTGTCGAACGGCCCGTAGAGCTTTTCCGCATCTTCATAGCCGAAGCGGCCATGGCGGCGGTGCAGGTTCCAGCGGCACACCAGCGGCCCGGGCCACAGCGCACGCAGCATCGGCAGCTGGTCTTCGATCGGCGGCATCTTGGCGTGCAGGCCCATGCAGAAGGTGGCGCCCACGCTGCGCAGCATGTCGGCAAAGGCGGGGCACAACAATTGCGGATCGCGCACTTCGACCGCAATCACGGCATCGGGTGCGGCTGGCTTCAGGCCGGGCAGCGATTCGAGCATTTCGCCGATTCGCGCCAACAGCGCGGGCTGGTCCGCCAGCAGTTGCGGCGGAATCGGGCTCAGCTGGAACACCAGCGCGCCGATGCGGTGGCCCAAGCCTTCGAGCGCGGGCTGCACGAACTCCTGGATGGCGATCTCACTGTTCAGGAACACCGGGTTCACCTGCGTGCCGCGGCCGCTTTCATCGCGTACGGTGGCATCGGTCACCAGGCTCGGCGCCTTCACCACGAAGCGGAAGTCGTCCGGCACCATGGCCGCATAGCGTGCGTACTGGCTTGCGGTGAGGGCGCGGTAGAAGTTGCGGTCCAGGCTCACGGTGCGAAAGAGCGGGTGTCTTGCCAATGCGGCGAGGCCGTTCTTCGAGAGCACGCTCTCGGCGTAGTCGCCATCCCAGACGAGATGGCCCCAGCCGGGATAGCTCCACGACGAGGTGCCGAGCCGAAGCCCGGGAGGGAGCGCGGCGGCCAGGTCGACGAGTGCCGGATCGACCGGTGCCGGCGCCACGGTGCCTCCGCGTGCCTTCTTTCGGGCCGGCGGCTCGGCGGCTGGATCGGCCGGAAGAGGCGGCGGGGTCGCAGGCGCCTCTGGCGGGCGCGGGAGATCGGGAAAAAGGGAGTCCTGCAGTTCAGCCATGTCTGGGCCCGCATTCTCGGCCAACATCGGCCGGGCGCGCAGCGAGAGGCACAATCCGCGCCATGAAACAGTGGTTGCGCGCGCAGGGTGGGTGGTGGCTGGCATGGCTTGTCCTGTCGGGCGTGGGCGCGGTGTGGCTCGCGCGTGCCGAGCTCGCGCAGCTGCAGCAGGATTTCGGCTCCGACGTGCGCATTGCCCACCGGATCATGAGCCAGCAGGTGGTGCAGTACGACGCGGTGCTGGCCACGGTCGCGCTGCTCGAACCCGGCGCCGGCGCGGACCATCCGGAGCAGCGCCTGCCGTCGGTCTATCCATCGATCCTGCGCGTGCAGCGGCGCGGAGGCGACGAGGCCTGGCCCGACGACAAGCAGGCCGGCGCACTGGCCGCCGCGGAAGCGCGTTCGCGCAGCCAGCGCCGCGCCGAACTGGCGGCACTCGATCTTGCGCGCGGCCGCTACCAGCTCGTGATCGGCGCCACGCCTTTCAGCTACGCCCTCGAGATCGACCTGGCCGGCTCCGTGCCGTGGCGCGACTGGCCCATGGACCCGCAGCGCAGCCCTGTGCGGCTGAGCCTGCAGCGCGACGGACAGCAACTGGTGCTGCAGCCCGGCCGGCCGGCGGCGGGTGGCTGGCGCTTCGATCTCACGAAAGCGCTGGCGTCTCCGAGCCAGCCATTCGAACTCGTGGCCGTGCGCCACGTGGGCTGGGGCGAATTGCCCTGGCGCAGCATGGCCGGCTGGGCTGCGGCCGTGGGTTTTCTGCTGGCCGGTTTATGGGCCGCGCAGCGGCAGCGCATTGCGCGCCGCCGGGCCGAAGAGCTGCTGCGGCTCGGCCAGGTGGCGCGCCTGAACGCGCTGGGCGAACTCTCGGCGGGCCTCGCGCACGAACTCAACCAGCCGCTCACGGCGGTGCTTGCCAATGCGCAGGCCGCGCGCCGGCTGCTCGACGACGATCCACCCGACCTGGCCACGGCACGCGATGCCATGGGACAGGCGGTCGAGCAGGCGCGCCGGGCGGCCGGCGTGGTCGGCCGGCTGCGCCGCGTCATCGAGCGGCCCGAGGCCGAGGGCGAAGTTCGCCCGCTCGTGCTGCAGGAACTGGTTCGCAGCGCGATGCATCTGCTGGCGCCGGAGTTCGCGAAGCGCTCGGTGTCGGCGCAGTTCGACGCCACCGCGCAAGCGCCCGTGCGCGTGCAGGCCGACGCCGTGGCGCTCGAGCAGATCGTGCACAACCTGCTGATGAATGCGCTGCAGGCACTGGAACTCGTGCCCGCGCCGGAGCGGCGGCTGGCGGTCGCGGTCGGCCGCAACGGCCAGGAGGGCGTGTTGACCGTCACCGACAACGGCCGCGGCATTGCGCCGGAAGCCTTGCCGCGCCTTTTCGAACCCTTCTTCAGCACGCGCGAGGGCGGCCTGGGCCTTGGCCTCAGCCTGAGCGAGACGCTGGCGAGCGGCATGGGCGGCAGCCTGAGCGCCGCCAACGTGGCGCCGCGCGGTGCGCGTTTCACGCTGCTGCTGCCTCTGGTGGCGCAGCCGGCGGAGCAGCCGGCATGAATGCCTCGGCCACCCATGAGCCGCAGTCGCCGCTCATTCACCTGATCGACGACGACCAGGCGGTGCGTGAAAGCCTGTCGCTGCTGATCGGCACGGTCGGCCTGCGGGTGCAGGGCTGGGCCGATCCGCAAGCCTTCATCGACGGATTCGACCGTGCAGGCGTGGGGGCCATCGTGCTCGACGTGCGCATGCCTGGAATCAGCGGACTCACCGTGCTGAACCGCCTGGTGGCGCAGGGCGTTGACCAGCCGGTGATCATGCTGACCGGCCATGGCACGGTCGAGATGTGCCGCCGCGCCTTCAAGGCCGGCGCGGCCGAGTTCCTCGAGAAGCCGGTGGACGACGAGCAATTGCTGGAGGCGTTGCAGCAGGCCGTGCGCCAGCATGTGCGCTCGCGCGAGCGCTCGCAGGCCGACCAGGCGGCGCGCGAGCGGGTCGCGCAGCTGTCGGAACGCGAGCGCGAGGTGC
Protein-coding regions in this window:
- a CDS encoding MDR family oxidoreductase; translated protein: MTFKALLASKTGDTISTSLVDFKDEDLMPGDVTVAVEYSTVNYKDAMALSGRSPVIRQFPLIPGIDFAGVVESSTYPGLVAGDRVLATGWGLSQTHHGGFAQKARVSGDWLVKIPEVFSTRDAMAIGTAGFTAMLAVLALEHGGLTPERGDILVTGANGGAGSVAIALLSGLGYRVIASTGRLDEAAYLRALGAADVIDRHTLSEAGAPIAKERWAGAIDSVGSHTLANVLAQTRYRGVVAAFGLAQGVDLPASVLPFILRNVTLAGIDSVNAPQPVRLQAWSRLASDLDLDKLARTTKVIGLAEVPEVASQVLAGKVQGRTIVDVNA
- a CDS encoding SDR family NAD(P)-dependent oxidoreductase translates to MTSHSTVLITGASTGIGAIYADRFARRGHDLVLVARDKARLETLAARLRAETGVVVDILPADLTQPGDLAAIETRLREDVRIETLINNAGAALSGHFIDQSTDDVARLVSLNTTALVRLASAIAPRLVQAGKGAIVNIGSVVGLAPEFGMSVYGATKAFVLFLSQGLSLELAPKGVYVQAVLPAGTRTEIWERAGIDSSAMPDLMGVEELVDAALAGFDRRELVTIPPLHDAARWEVLNTARQTLLADIRQAHVAERYRTAA
- a CDS encoding alpha/beta fold hydrolase; translated protein: MSDTHLTAPTRFVEVDGDKFAYRRWGNTSSGRSPLFFVQHFRGGLDHWDPLLTDGLAAGREVILYNGRGIASSTGTPRNRIEDMADDIALVIRALGLPQVDLLGFSIGGFQVQEVALRHPQLVRKLLLLGTGLRGGDPKMEPRVLEVAPNPVPTADDFLYLFFGRSEAAKQAGLAFWERRHQRVEQDPPSSMAVAQAQAEAHAAYLQPLPGANPYAFLNAVTQPTLVLNGVHDIMIPTINSWHLSQNIPNAQLLIYPDAGHGAQFQYPERFLQHAIQFLEE
- a CDS encoding intradiol ring-cleavage dioxygenase; the encoded protein is MNATPEPGLPRRTIAAALVAAPALWLGARAQPAAARFATPSQTEGPFYPVRLPQDSDNDLLRNGTLNYRRGQPAWVDGTVTDLEGKPLRGAQVEIWQCDENGHYHHPGDGDRADAAFQGFGRVAVGADGSWRFRTIRPVPYSGRTPHIHVKVKLGTRELLTTQLYVAGDPGNARDFLWRNLPQAAKDAVTVPFERGPDGLQARFPIVVAA
- a CDS encoding DNA-3-methyladenine glycosylase I, translated to MDTLINGPDGRPRCRWCAAAPEFLAYHDTEWGYPVADDKRLFEKICLEGFQSGLSWRTILAKRENFRAAFHGFDFDKIARFTARDVERLLQDPGIVRHRGKIEAVIHNAARAQELVALHGSLASFFWSHEPDAAQLAEPQTASTSEASIALSKALKKLGWKFVGPTTVYAFMQAMGLINDHATGCAIRAKAAHARNRFKSPAR
- the thpR gene encoding RNA 2',3'-cyclic phosphodiesterase encodes the protein MPEQLLLPGIDPPPPPPASLRRARITVPRKERRIRSLFFAIYPNPEDAESIATLGARLRDRHALKAKLTKAHRLHVTLHHLGSYPAAVPREKVQAALEAAATVAPPSFDVVFDTAMQFEGSKAFVLCGGDNGASALAAFRQRLGEALADAGFKPEHGFTPHMTLAYTPRKIERHSIEPIRWKADSFSLIESHVGESIHEVLGQWHSARPA
- a CDS encoding RidA family protein codes for the protein MTAQTRDQIADSIAAELGHSFEGELVAGGHYAPIVRDGNTLYTSGQVPRVGTTVVVIGRVGDQVSLGKAREAAQICALRCLTLLRRELGSLDGIEKLLRVGVFVQCSADFTQQSEVADAASDLLHRVFGDAGVHVRTAVGVYALPKNASVELEMTALAKR
- a CDS encoding DUF72 domain-containing protein, translating into MAELQDSLFPDLPRPPEAPATPPPLPADPAAEPPARKKARGGTVAPAPVDPALVDLAAALPPGLRLGTSSWSYPGWGHLVWDGDYAESVLSKNGLAALARHPLFRTVSLDRNFYRALTASQYARYAAMVPDDFRFVVKAPSLVTDATVRDESGRGTQVNPVFLNSEIAIQEFVQPALEGLGHRIGALVFQLSPIPPQLLADQPALLARIGEMLESLPGLKPAAPDAVIAVEVRDPQLLCPAFADMLRSVGATFCMGLHAKMPPIEDQLPMLRALWPGPLVCRWNLHRRHGRFGYEDAEKLYGPFDRIVDADPETREALAKVIAGTTRAGQNAFVTVSNNAEGCAPLTIASLAQDIVNLPKR
- a CDS encoding sensor histidine kinase; amino-acid sequence: MKQWLRAQGGWWLAWLVLSGVGAVWLARAELAQLQQDFGSDVRIAHRIMSQQVVQYDAVLATVALLEPGAGADHPEQRLPSVYPSILRVQRRGGDEAWPDDKQAGALAAAEARSRSQRRAELAALDLARGRYQLVIGATPFSYALEIDLAGSVPWRDWPMDPQRSPVRLSLQRDGQQLVLQPGRPAAGGWRFDLTKALASPSQPFELVAVRHVGWGELPWRSMAGWAAAVGFLLAGLWAAQRQRIARRRAEELLRLGQVARLNALGELSAGLAHELNQPLTAVLANAQAARRLLDDDPPDLATARDAMGQAVEQARRAAGVVGRLRRVIERPEAEGEVRPLVLQELVRSAMHLLAPEFAKRSVSAQFDATAQAPVRVQADAVALEQIVHNLLMNALQALELVPAPERRLAVAVGRNGQEGVLTVTDNGRGIAPEALPRLFEPFFSTREGGLGLGLSLSETLASGMGGSLSAANVAPRGARFTLLLPLVAQPAEQPA
- a CDS encoding response regulator transcription factor; its protein translation is MNASATHEPQSPLIHLIDDDQAVRESLSLLIGTVGLRVQGWADPQAFIDGFDRAGVGAIVLDVRMPGISGLTVLNRLVAQGVDQPVIMLTGHGTVEMCRRAFKAGAAEFLEKPVDDEQLLEALQQAVRQHVRSRERSQADQAARERVAQLSEREREVLAFIAQGLTNKEIARTLALSPRTVETHRANVFAKLDCDSLAQLIRRYAVLVAGDA